The genomic stretch TCTTATTGCATCAGTTGCTGCTCTTCTAATGTTTCTGGGAACGCTCGTATCATTAACTATCTTCTGTAATAAAATTACTGCTTGTTTTATCTTAGCTTCATTGTCATAAAGGGATGCCATATATTAGTTCACCGTATCATATTTATTATACTTTGGTTTTTTAGTTTATACATATGAGTAAGGAAGATGTTGGCGTAAAAAAAGCGGCAGAATTACTAAGACAAGGAGCTACAATGTTAGATATTGCTTGTCCTAAGTGCCATATGCCTCTTTTTAAGTTAAAAAATGGAGATATAGTATGTCCTAATCACGGAAAAGTTATTGTTGTGAAAGATGAAGAAGAGGAGAAAAAGATTACTCTTTCTATTTCGTTAGATATGTTAGAAGAGATATTATTTAAAAGTATGAATAATGTTGTTGAAAAAATAAAGACTGATCCTATGGATAGTGATGCTTTGTTACAAATAATAAGGTATTTAGATGCTATTGAAAGAATAAGAAAGATTAAGAGCATTTCACCAGAGAACAAATGATTTGCACTGTCTTTTCTGTTAATTCTTCTATTTTAGACTTCGCATTAAGTACTATAAAATTATATTTTCTAGCCAGTTCAAGATACTTTTTCCTAACGGCTTCCAATGTAGCAATTTTCTCCTCAAAATTAAACTGATCATCTTTTCTAATCCTTTTTATTGCTTCGTTAACATCTATATCGAGTAAAAAGACTATATCAGGGTTAGGGAATTTGGAATTTACTTCTTCTATCCATTTCTCGTCTAAACCAAGTACACTTTGGTACGCAATTGTAGAATGAAAATATCTATCCATTAAAACTATTTCAGGCTTTTGTTCCATTATCCATTTTATATGTAACGCTCTATCCGCAGAGAATAGTAGGGTTAATAATACTGGATCATTCCAACCAGCTTTCTTTATTAGCTCAGTGATTTCTCTTGTAAAGGGTTCTTGTGTTAAAATAACATTATATCCCTTTTTCCTTAGAACTTCATATATATTTTTAGCTAATGTT from Sulfolobus sp. S-194 encodes the following:
- a CDS encoding Sjogren's syndrome/scleroderma autoantigen 1 family protein, with translation MSKEDVGVKKAAELLRQGATMLDIACPKCHMPLFKLKNGDIVCPNHGKVIVVKDEEEEKKITLSISLDMLEEILFKSMNNVVEKIKTDPMDSDALLQIIRYLDAIERIRKIKSISPENK
- the tmk gene encoding dTMP kinase, with translation MPRIISFEGIDGAGKTTLAKNIYEVLRKKGYNVILTQEPFTREITELIKKAGWNDPVLLTLLFSADRALHIKWIMEQKPEIVLMDRYFHSTIAYQSVLGLDEKWIEEVNSKFPNPDIVFLLDIDVNEAIKRIRKDDQFNFEEKIATLEAVRKKYLELARKYNFIVLNAKSKIEELTEKTVQIICSLVKCS